The following are encoded together in the Saccharospirillaceae bacterium genome:
- a CDS encoding EAL domain-containing protein, producing MKRHFLLLLLVLPLLLLVNSVGASDLRHKRILLLFSYHSTFPTTSKVLDGLRQAFADDQPILDVEYMDSKHINDAASRQLFLQLLSYKLDRLPSYDLIITADDNALNFALENHQPLFNSTPVVFLGVNNIPKALSLEENPLVTGVVEAASFDDSLSLAMALFPERTNLHVIVDGRVSGQSDYQSLALLKQDFPQLNFRTLSLQNLTWQQLGSRLQRLGQRDQVLLLSAYHDKESAYKTFDEGLAFITQHNQTPLFHLWEHGMGDGVLGGVLVSHKEQGLQAGLMARQVLTGRSINDIPILKESPNRPMFDFQYMNLFGVGHAQLPENSLVLLQPESLWNTYRAELTILIVFFVLLAGAGIYLFNQNIKMRRLGYRLAEQTSFFRLLMATLPDLVWIKDPKGVYLACNKRCEQFFGTREENIINKTDYELVSKEMADIFRQNDRQALQSNSISINEEQIQYASDGHIEVLETIHTPVYDEQNGRLLGVLGVGRDITVRKAHEESLRLLASVVENTAEGVVITDADRRIIEVNAAFSDICGYPRDEVLGCNPNILKSDEQDAAFFAGMWDDIHQKGRWSGEILNRHKNGDVFPAWQTISEVRNKIGEITNYVSVFSDISELKKTQEEISYLAYHDSLTQLPNRVLLQDRLGQAIKHADHTGQSFCLMYMDLDNFKNINDSMGHAEGDQLLIEVADHLRHTLRDNDTIGRLGGDEFVMLFANLDSPQQASNLAEKILERIQQPIQLTNKIVNVSASIGICMYPQDGSNAVELWRNSDAAMYRAKQLGRNTYSFYTEELTRQASERVQIESDLRQALKRNEFVLHYQPQIDTATQRIIGAEALIRWIHPQRGLVPPDAFIPVAEETGLILAIGEWVLEQAVSQTKTWLDQGINIGAVAVNIAGPQITKEDLTEKVKSVLKRYELPPQHLALELTETFIMTNEDTIRHLQQLSELGVELAIDDFGTGYSSLSYLKKLPVHKLKIDKSFISDIGIDADDMAICRTIIALSENLGLCVLAEGVETMAQSQYLQQHGCIQVQGYGYSKPLPASELEAFYYSWTCQHRSEPHSSVSEGVTQH from the coding sequence GTGAAAAGACATTTTTTACTCTTACTGCTCGTATTGCCGTTGCTGTTATTGGTAAACAGCGTTGGCGCATCCGATCTGCGTCACAAGCGAATACTATTGCTGTTTTCCTACCATTCGACGTTTCCAACCACGAGCAAAGTGCTCGACGGTCTGCGTCAGGCATTTGCCGACGATCAGCCCATTCTCGACGTCGAATACATGGACAGCAAGCACATTAACGATGCCGCCAGCCGACAGCTATTCCTGCAACTGCTCAGCTACAAACTGGACCGGCTGCCATCCTATGATCTGATTATTACCGCCGATGATAACGCGCTGAACTTTGCACTGGAAAACCATCAGCCGTTATTTAATAGCACCCCGGTTGTCTTCCTAGGGGTTAACAACATCCCGAAAGCCCTGTCTCTGGAAGAGAACCCTCTAGTAACAGGGGTGGTTGAGGCCGCATCATTTGATGACAGCTTGTCGCTGGCGATGGCGTTGTTTCCAGAGCGTACTAACTTGCATGTAATCGTCGATGGCAGGGTCTCGGGACAATCGGACTATCAGTCGCTGGCACTGTTGAAACAAGATTTCCCGCAACTGAATTTTCGTACGTTATCGTTACAAAATCTGACCTGGCAACAACTCGGTAGCCGCCTGCAGCGTCTGGGTCAGCGCGATCAGGTTCTTCTGCTGTCGGCCTACCATGACAAGGAGTCTGCCTATAAGACCTTTGATGAGGGACTGGCATTCATTACCCAACACAATCAAACGCCACTGTTTCATTTGTGGGAGCACGGTATGGGCGATGGCGTATTGGGCGGTGTGCTGGTCAGCCACAAAGAACAAGGCTTGCAAGCAGGATTAATGGCACGACAAGTGCTGACCGGCCGATCAATCAACGATATCCCGATTCTCAAAGAAAGCCCAAACCGACCGATGTTCGATTTCCAATATATGAATCTTTTCGGTGTGGGTCACGCGCAACTGCCGGAAAACAGCCTGGTATTACTTCAGCCTGAATCTCTCTGGAACACATACCGGGCAGAACTGACGATATTGATTGTATTTTTCGTACTTTTGGCAGGCGCCGGTATCTATCTGTTCAACCAAAACATCAAGATGCGTCGGCTAGGTTATCGCCTGGCAGAACAAACCAGTTTTTTTCGTCTCCTGATGGCCACCCTGCCCGACCTGGTATGGATTAAAGACCCAAAAGGCGTGTATCTGGCCTGTAATAAGCGTTGCGAACAGTTTTTCGGTACTCGCGAAGAGAACATCATCAATAAGACCGATTACGAGTTGGTCAGCAAGGAAATGGCCGATATTTTCCGACAAAATGATCGGCAGGCGCTGCAATCCAACTCGATCTCAATTAATGAAGAACAAATTCAATACGCCAGCGATGGGCATATTGAGGTGCTCGAAACCATCCACACACCGGTGTATGACGAACAAAATGGGCGATTACTGGGAGTATTAGGCGTTGGCCGCGATATTACGGTTCGCAAAGCCCATGAAGAATCGCTGCGTTTGTTAGCCAGTGTGGTGGAAAACACCGCTGAAGGCGTGGTGATTACCGATGCCGACCGACGAATCATTGAGGTAAATGCTGCTTTCAGCGATATCTGTGGGTATCCGCGCGACGAAGTACTGGGTTGCAACCCCAATATTCTGAAATCAGATGAACAAGACGCCGCCTTCTTCGCCGGTATGTGGGATGACATCCATCAGAAGGGTCGGTGGAGCGGCGAGATCCTTAACCGACATAAAAACGGCGATGTATTTCCGGCCTGGCAAACCATCAGCGAAGTACGCAATAAGATCGGTGAGATAACGAATTATGTGTCCGTGTTCTCCGACATCAGCGAGCTGAAAAAGACTCAGGAAGAGATCTCTTATCTGGCGTATCACGATTCGCTCACCCAGCTGCCAAACCGGGTATTGTTGCAGGATCGTCTCGGCCAGGCGATTAAACATGCAGATCACACCGGTCAGTCGTTCTGTTTGATGTATATGGATCTCGATAACTTTAAAAATATTAATGACAGTATGGGACACGCGGAGGGCGACCAACTGCTGATCGAGGTTGCCGACCATCTTCGCCATACGTTACGCGATAACGACACCATCGGCCGCCTCGGTGGTGACGAATTCGTGATGCTGTTTGCCAATCTGGACAGCCCGCAGCAAGCCAGCAACCTGGCCGAAAAAATTCTTGAACGCATCCAACAACCGATTCAGCTGACGAATAAAATCGTCAATGTATCGGCCAGCATTGGTATCTGCATGTACCCTCAGGATGGTTCAAATGCGGTTGAACTCTGGCGAAATTCCGATGCCGCGATGTACCGTGCTAAGCAACTGGGTCGCAACACCTACAGTTTCTATACCGAGGAACTCACCCGCCAGGCTTCTGAACGTGTACAGATAGAAAGCGACTTACGGCAAGCACTCAAACGCAACGAATTTGTTCTGCATTACCAACCGCAAATCGATACCGCAACCCAGCGTATTATTGGCGCCGAAGCACTCATCCGCTGGATACACCCGCAACGTGGACTGGTACCACCCGATGCGTTTATTCCGGTTGCCGAAGAGACTGGCCTGATACTCGCCATTGGTGAATGGGTGCTGGAGCAGGCTGTCTCACAAACTAAGACCTGGCTGGATCAGGGCATTAACATCGGCGCCGTAGCGGTGAATATTGCAGGCCCGCAAATCACCAAGGAAGACCTGACCGAGAAAGTGAAGTCGGTGCTAAAACGCTATGAACTGCCGCCACAGCATCTGGCTCTGGAATTAACCGAAACCTTTATTATGACCAACGAAGACACCATACGGCACCTGCAACAGTTAAGTGAACTGGGTGTTGAGTTGGCGATTGATGATTTTGGTACTGGCTACTCGTCGCTCAGTTATCTGAAAAAACTGCCGGTCCATAAACTGAAGATCGACAAATCATTTATCAGTGATATTGGTATTGATGCCGACGATATGGCGATTTGTCGCACCATTATCGCCCTGTCAGAAAATCTGGGATTGTGTGTGTTGGCAGAGGGCGTTGAAACCATGGCGCAATCGCAATACCTGCAGCAACATGGCTGTATCCAGGTTCAAGGATATGGTTACAGTAAGCCTTTGCCGGCATCTGAACTGGAAGCTTTCTATTACAGCTGGACTTGTCAGCACAGGTCGGAACCACATAGTTCTGTATCCGAGGGCGTCACCCAACATTAA
- a CDS encoding NAD(P)H-dependent oxidoreductase produces MKVLAFAASNSSQSINKALVTHAAELLQNNTGAEFEVLDLNDFEMPIYSSDRENESGIPAPAQAFRKKIGEADVILISFAEYNGSYTAAYKNVFDWTSRIDQKVYQNKKAVLLATSPGQGGAQSVLNSAVGSAPYFALDVKGSLSVPSFYDNFDSEQGVLTNDELSQQLIKQLSLLSEV; encoded by the coding sequence ATGAAAGTATTAGCATTTGCCGCAAGCAACTCCAGCCAGTCCATTAATAAAGCGCTGGTTACCCACGCTGCTGAGCTGTTGCAAAACAACACTGGCGCCGAATTTGAGGTGCTGGATTTAAACGATTTTGAGATGCCTATTTACAGCTCTGATCGCGAAAACGAGTCGGGCATTCCGGCGCCAGCGCAGGCATTTCGCAAAAAAATCGGTGAAGCCGATGTCATTTTGATTTCGTTTGCTGAATACAATGGCTCCTACACGGCGGCGTATAAAAATGTGTTCGACTGGACGTCCCGCATCGATCAGAAGGTCTATCAGAACAAGAAAGCGGTGTTATTGGCGACTTCGCCAGGACAGGGTGGGGCACAAAGTGTATTGAACTCGGCGGTGGGTTCGGCGCCGTACTTCGCACTGGACGTAAAAGGCAGCCTGTCGGTGCCTTCGTTTTACGATAACTTCGACAGCGAGCAGGGCGTGTTGACGAATGACGAACTGAGTCAGCAGCTGATCAAGCAATTGTCATTGTTGTCCGAAGTCTGA
- a CDS encoding LysR family transcriptional regulator: protein MSYNGQLLDGMVIFTEVVNAGSFTLAAENTGHSTSYISKEMNKLEERLGVRLMNRTTRSQSLTAEGEIYFQQCQQIIAEATQAQNALMGQQLEPTGTLRISCPASFGEARMQPVFSGFLSRYPQVALELDVSNRKVDVIAEGFDVVIRATPQLADSSLISRRVMTSRGITVASPDYLNRKGTPSRPEQLAQQHPDQHECITYSHLKQPRLWQYQNQYGKEIQVDVGSRTLTNSSEMILSLCRDGQGIARIPEFLLTDELQQGTLVELFCDHQHFPIDVFLIYASRKHMSSKVRAFIDFVAEALANEA from the coding sequence ATGAGCTACAACGGCCAATTGCTCGACGGTATGGTCATCTTTACCGAAGTCGTTAATGCGGGCAGCTTTACGCTGGCGGCAGAAAATACCGGCCACTCAACCTCGTACATAAGTAAAGAGATGAATAAACTCGAGGAGCGCCTGGGTGTGCGGCTGATGAATCGCACCACCCGCTCACAGAGTCTCACCGCCGAAGGGGAAATCTACTTCCAGCAATGTCAGCAAATCATCGCTGAAGCAACCCAGGCACAAAACGCACTGATGGGCCAACAGCTGGAACCGACCGGTACATTGCGCATCAGCTGCCCGGCCAGTTTTGGTGAAGCCCGGATGCAACCGGTGTTCTCCGGCTTCCTCAGCCGCTATCCGCAGGTTGCGCTGGAGCTGGATGTCAGCAACCGCAAAGTCGATGTGATTGCCGAAGGGTTTGACGTGGTTATTCGCGCCACACCTCAGCTGGCCGACTCGAGCCTGATCAGCCGCCGGGTGATGACGTCACGTGGCATTACGGTAGCCTCACCCGACTACTTGAATCGCAAAGGCACACCAAGCCGTCCGGAACAATTAGCGCAACAACACCCGGATCAGCACGAATGTATTACCTACAGTCATCTTAAGCAGCCAAGACTGTGGCAATACCAGAATCAATACGGCAAGGAAATTCAGGTAGACGTGGGTAGCCGAACCCTGACCAACAGCTCAGAGATGATTTTGTCGCTGTGTCGCGACGGCCAGGGCATTGCCCGGATTCCGGAGTTTCTGCTGACCGATGAGCTGCAACAGGGAACACTGGTTGAACTGTTTTGTGATCACCAGCACTTCCCTATCGATGTATTTCTGATTTATGCCAGCCGCAAACATATGTCGTCGAAGGTGCGGGCATTTATTGATTTTGTTGCCGAGGCATTAGCCAACGAAGCTTAG
- a CDS encoding MarR family transcriptional regulator, giving the protein MDKVDNILAQWQAERPDLDTTPMGPIGRLKRCAALIQPKLDKVFAEFDLSYWEFDVLATLKRSGAPYCLAPTTLFSTLMVTSGTMTHRMNQLEKRGLIERLANPEDARSKLVQLTAEGAALADRAVEAHLQNERHIISELSPEQLQQIDDNLRTLLAVLEEH; this is encoded by the coding sequence ATGGATAAAGTCGACAACATTCTTGCCCAATGGCAGGCGGAACGCCCGGATCTCGATACCACCCCCATGGGGCCGATTGGTCGCCTGAAACGCTGTGCGGCGTTGATACAGCCAAAGCTGGATAAAGTATTTGCTGAGTTTGATCTGAGTTATTGGGAGTTTGATGTGCTGGCGACGTTAAAGCGCTCCGGTGCACCCTATTGCCTGGCACCAACCACCTTGTTTTCTACTTTGATGGTGACCTCTGGCACCATGACGCACCGGATGAATCAGCTGGAAAAGCGAGGGCTTATTGAACGGCTGGCAAATCCGGAAGATGCCCGCAGTAAGCTGGTTCAGCTCACCGCAGAAGGCGCTGCGCTGGCAGACCGGGCGGTTGAGGCTCATCTGCAGAACGAACGACATATCATCTCTGAATTGTCACCTGAGCAACTGCAGCAAATTGATGACAATCTGCGCACGTTGCTCGCGGTACTTGAAGAGCACTAA
- a CDS encoding EamA family transporter: protein MRIVLLILLTALAPIIWGSTYIVTSEFLPAGVPIASAAIRVLPAGLLLLLITRVWPQKQQWLKLALLSVLNIGLFQALLFVAAYRLPGGLAAILGAVQPFVVMLLIWWVNQKGPSLVAVIASIASILGMTALILSPGSQWDLIGTLAALIGAISVGGGVFLTRHWQMNMPTLAFTGWQLVLGGLMLVPAALLFDAPMPVLSQPQILAYVYLSLAGSLTGYFLWFNGIHKLSPVAVSSLGLLSPLSAAVLGWVFLGEALQGTALLGFITVLLSVLIVQWAMLPERPKFPTLFKTIKE from the coding sequence ATGCGTATTGTTTTACTAATTTTGCTGACGGCGTTGGCTCCCATCATCTGGGGTTCAACGTACATTGTGACCAGTGAATTCCTGCCTGCAGGGGTTCCGATTGCTTCCGCTGCTATCAGGGTTCTGCCAGCAGGCCTGCTCTTGTTGCTGATTACCCGGGTATGGCCACAGAAACAGCAATGGCTGAAATTAGCCCTGCTGTCTGTGCTCAACATTGGCCTGTTTCAGGCGCTGTTGTTCGTCGCCGCTTATCGACTGCCCGGTGGCCTGGCGGCCATTCTTGGTGCAGTACAACCTTTTGTGGTGATGCTGCTGATCTGGTGGGTTAATCAGAAAGGACCCAGCCTGGTTGCCGTGATTGCCAGTATCGCCAGTATTCTGGGGATGACAGCGCTGATTCTATCACCGGGTAGTCAGTGGGATTTGATTGGCACTCTGGCGGCTTTGATCGGCGCGATCAGTGTTGGTGGCGGCGTCTTCCTCACCCGCCATTGGCAGATGAATATGCCGACTCTGGCATTTACCGGCTGGCAGCTGGTGTTAGGCGGTTTGATGCTCGTACCGGCGGCCCTGTTGTTTGATGCACCGATGCCGGTATTGAGCCAGCCACAAATACTCGCGTATGTGTATTTGTCTCTGGCTGGTTCTCTGACGGGCTATTTTCTCTGGTTCAACGGTATTCACAAACTATCTCCAGTGGCGGTGTCATCACTGGGATTATTAAGTCCGCTATCGGCTGCGGTATTAGGCTGGGTATTCCTCGGTGAAGCCTTGCAGGGAACTGCCCTGCTCGGGTTTATCACCGTGTTGCTCAGCGTATTAATTGTGCAATGGGCCATGCTGCCTGAGCGTCCGAAATTTCCCACGCTTTTCAAAACGATTAAGGAATAA
- a CDS encoding nitroreductase family protein, protein MTNITNTHVSKLLQQRVSTGRYDPDFEIDNETITELIRQTTLAPSAYNLQNWRFIAVKSEEQKQALHQASYQQPQILDAAVTFIVVGQLNAHKQLAVALQPSVEAGLVPQTAADSWVTAATQSHEGNPQLQMDEAFRSASLAAMTLMLAAEDMGFATGPMSGFVREQVQQAFNLSEDDIPVMLITVGKAADKSWSQKKRWPVDKVLEIA, encoded by the coding sequence ATGACAAATATTACGAATACTCACGTCAGCAAACTGTTACAGCAACGTGTATCGACCGGGCGTTATGATCCGGATTTTGAAATTGATAATGAAACAATTACAGAATTAATCCGCCAGACCACTCTAGCCCCCAGCGCTTATAATCTGCAAAACTGGCGATTTATTGCGGTGAAATCCGAAGAGCAAAAACAAGCACTTCACCAAGCGAGCTACCAGCAACCACAGATATTGGATGCAGCCGTTACCTTTATTGTGGTTGGCCAGTTAAATGCGCATAAACAGTTAGCTGTCGCCCTGCAACCATCGGTTGAAGCGGGTTTAGTGCCACAAACTGCAGCAGATAGCTGGGTTACTGCGGCAACACAAAGCCATGAAGGTAACCCTCAATTACAAATGGACGAAGCCTTCCGCAGTGCCTCGTTAGCCGCGATGACCTTAATGCTGGCCGCTGAAGATATGGGTTTTGCTACCGGGCCAATGAGTGGTTTCGTGCGCGAACAAGTACAACAGGCATTTAATCTGAGCGAGGATGATATTCCAGTGATGCTGATCACCGTTGGTAAAGCGGCAGATAAAAGCTGGAGCCAGAAAAAACGCTGGCCAGTAGATAAAGTGCTGGAGATTGCGTAA
- a CDS encoding phospholipase D-like domain-containing protein — protein MKNYTYLVVLLQIKIKILVSSFLILASVSSYSDTNHIGYIQSHLEQTFPGSAGILWQTTTNNRISGYGAQPDSWLLQTPNCWGDGTCSDTGALQHYADSIRQDLASARHWIDITTLVTYPDGVFQQAIVDGIQAAYAVAPQLQVRILGGTPPVMGNFDSPFSETADAYMKRLKTDLGANADDIKISVAGVETSWLYSWNHSKIIAVDGRSSIVGGHNMWEAAYGQVDNPISDLTMRLEGEAAVSAHQFADLLWAFSCRWRDGAINKTFYVDLVSTLASGDNCPANFAAPAVDVAGETTVMSLGGLGFGMQTPGGNLGGLPDADDHKADCLGLFEDYVNDNREYTIANPEEEGLRALIQSANESVFISQQDLIAPCAPPFANSYYDARLFDVLADKLNEGVKVQVVVSTPGAKQSLVAPYSNMKEMSEITDILLRKLKQRASLSDSQARHTMCQSFQLAPLRHADGIGAWPNGNTIANHAKTIAVDGAAFYIGSKNLYPATLQDFGYIVEDTLAAHQYYQSYQNPMWQQSKSSAFVDYEQGKCP, from the coding sequence TTGAAAAACTACACATATCTCGTCGTACTACTTCAAATAAAAATAAAAATCCTTGTTAGCTCTTTTTTAATACTGGCTTCAGTATCTTCTTACTCCGATACCAATCATATCGGTTATATTCAGTCTCATCTTGAGCAAACATTCCCAGGGTCTGCGGGCATACTGTGGCAAACCACGACAAATAATCGCATCAGCGGTTATGGTGCTCAGCCTGACAGCTGGTTGTTACAAACCCCGAACTGTTGGGGTGATGGTACTTGTTCGGATACCGGAGCATTGCAACATTATGCCGATAGCATCCGTCAGGATCTGGCATCGGCTCGTCACTGGATCGATATTACTACCCTGGTAACCTATCCAGATGGTGTTTTTCAGCAAGCGATTGTTGACGGTATTCAGGCTGCCTATGCGGTAGCACCGCAACTGCAGGTGCGTATTTTAGGCGGTACCCCTCCGGTGATGGGAAATTTTGATAGCCCTTTCAGTGAAACTGCCGATGCGTATATGAAACGATTAAAAACCGATTTAGGTGCAAACGCAGACGATATTAAAATATCAGTAGCAGGTGTTGAAACCAGCTGGTTGTATTCCTGGAACCATTCCAAAATTATCGCGGTTGATGGCCGTAGCAGTATTGTTGGTGGCCACAATATGTGGGAAGCAGCCTACGGTCAGGTTGATAATCCGATCAGCGATTTAACCATGCGCCTGGAAGGTGAGGCTGCCGTATCGGCCCACCAGTTTGCTGACTTGTTGTGGGCTTTCAGCTGTCGCTGGCGCGACGGTGCGATCAATAAAACGTTCTACGTCGATCTTGTGTCAACCCTTGCCAGCGGTGATAACTGTCCTGCGAATTTCGCGGCGCCAGCAGTAGATGTTGCGGGTGAAACAACCGTCATGTCATTAGGGGGGTTAGGTTTTGGTATGCAAACCCCGGGAGGGAATCTTGGAGGCCTGCCAGATGCCGATGACCATAAAGCCGATTGTTTAGGGTTATTTGAAGATTATGTTAACGATAATAGGGAATACACCATTGCCAATCCTGAAGAAGAAGGGTTGCGTGCGCTAATTCAGAGTGCCAACGAATCGGTGTTTATTTCTCAGCAGGATCTGATCGCACCTTGTGCACCGCCATTTGCAAACTCTTATTACGATGCGCGTTTGTTTGACGTTTTGGCGGATAAATTGAATGAAGGCGTTAAAGTTCAGGTGGTTGTGAGCACACCGGGAGCCAAACAAAGTCTGGTAGCACCGTATTCAAATATGAAAGAAATGTCGGAGATTACCGATATTTTGCTGAGAAAGCTGAAACAACGGGCTTCATTGTCTGACTCTCAGGCCCGGCACACGATGTGTCAATCGTTTCAGCTGGCACCGCTACGGCATGCAGATGGCATTGGTGCCTGGCCAAATGGCAATACGATTGCGAACCATGCCAAAACCATCGCAGTTGACGGAGCCGCCTTTTACATCGGTTCTAAAAATCTGTATCCGGCAACCTTGCAGGATTTTGGCTACATCGTTGAAGATACTCTGGCCGCGCATCAGTATTACCAGAGTTATCAAAACCCTATGTGGCAGCAATCAAAATCGTCAGCTTTTGTCGATTATGAGCAGGGGAAGTGCCCTTAA
- a CDS encoding L-lactate dehydrogenase has protein sequence MIGSSLNVAPACVDDYRELARKRLPRQFFDYIDGHSYQEKTGQANVEAFENLQLRQRILQDVSRVDTSTEFLGRQMDMPVILAPVGLTGCFAKRGEVQGLKAANKANVPFTLSTVGICSIEELQQAATQPFWFQLYVIKDHKFCIRLLERAKAAGCDTLVFTVDLPVLGERYRDTRNGLSGNGSLLGNLKRGWDIISHPHWLLDVPIGGKPLTFGNLQEALPDAQGLSDFKGWVDEQFDPSICWEDLNWIRDHWDGNIVLKGILDAEDAKQAVAIGADAIVVSNHGGRQLDGVPATLAVLPEIKQAVDGKTKIIVDSGIRSGLDVVKALACGADACMIGRAWSYALAARGEQGVSHILDIMKKEMHVAMSLTGVNRVEEIDQSILVR, from the coding sequence ATGATAGGTTCCAGCCTCAATGTCGCCCCCGCTTGTGTTGATGACTACCGCGAGTTAGCGCGTAAACGCCTGCCGCGCCAGTTCTTCGATTATATTGATGGTCACTCCTATCAGGAAAAAACCGGCCAGGCGAACGTTGAGGCATTTGAAAACTTACAATTGCGCCAGCGCATTTTACAGGATGTATCCCGGGTTGATACCTCAACCGAATTCCTCGGCCGCCAGATGGACATGCCGGTGATTCTGGCGCCGGTTGGTTTAACTGGTTGTTTCGCCAAGCGTGGTGAAGTTCAGGGGTTAAAAGCAGCGAACAAAGCCAATGTCCCTTTTACTCTTTCCACTGTTGGTATCTGCTCGATCGAAGAGTTACAACAAGCGGCAACTCAGCCATTCTGGTTTCAGCTATACGTGATTAAAGACCATAAATTCTGCATTCGTTTATTGGAACGTGCCAAAGCAGCAGGTTGCGACACTCTGGTGTTTACTGTCGATTTACCGGTACTCGGTGAACGTTATCGTGATACTCGTAATGGCTTGTCCGGTAATGGCTCCTTATTGGGTAATTTAAAACGTGGCTGGGACATCATCTCTCACCCGCACTGGCTGCTTGACGTTCCGATTGGCGGCAAACCGCTGACCTTTGGTAATTTGCAGGAAGCCTTGCCCGATGCCCAGGGTTTATCCGATTTTAAAGGCTGGGTTGATGAGCAGTTTGATCCGAGCATATGCTGGGAAGACCTCAACTGGATTCGTGATCATTGGGACGGCAATATCGTATTAAAAGGCATACTCGATGCCGAGGATGCTAAGCAGGCGGTTGCTATTGGTGCCGATGCCATTGTGGTATCCAACCACGGTGGCCGTCAGCTCGACGGCGTGCCAGCCACTCTGGCAGTGTTGCCGGAAATAAAACAAGCGGTCGACGGTAAAACCAAAATCATCGTTGATAGCGGTATTCGCAGTGGCTTAGATGTGGTGAAAGCGTTGGCCTGTGGCGCCGATGCCTGCATGATTGGCCGCGCCTGGTCTTATGCTTTAGCAGCACGTGGCGAGCAAGGCGTCAGCCATATTCTCGATATTATGAAAAAAGAGATGCATGTGGCGATGTCGCTGACGGGTGTAAATCGCGTTGAAGAAATTGATCAGAGTATTTTGGTAAGATGA
- a CDS encoding alpha/beta hydrolase, whose product MKELQFPVKIRSSGEIVLHRLLNAKTNITGLPVIIAHGTLSNSDAVRDLAIYLSDLGFDCWLFEWGGHGHSTPFSNKQDFEFPAFNDAP is encoded by the coding sequence ATGAAAGAACTCCAATTTCCTGTAAAGATCAGAAGCAGCGGTGAAATTGTTCTTCACCGCCTGCTAAACGCCAAAACCAATATCACCGGCCTGCCGGTGATTATTGCCCATGGCACTTTATCTAATTCCGATGCCGTTCGTGATCTGGCCATTTATCTCTCTGATTTGGGCTTCGATTGCTGGTTATTCGAGTGGGGTGGTCATGGCCACAGTACACCGTTTTCCAATAAACAAGACTTTGAATTTCCTGCCTTTAACGACGCACCATAA